One part of the Prochlorococcus marinus str. MIT 9313 genome encodes these proteins:
- a CDS encoding LptA/OstA family protein, with the protein MTRSLQVHLAIATAVVGMSTPAALSQEGSPSAPVEDGGLITIESDIQNADSVTGVFTAIGNVRIVYPARGIVATSRQAQYFSKEDRVVLTGDVDVIRDGKNSMQAERVVYLLEEEQAVADPSTGAQVFTSVQLNSNKQAEAPLAQ; encoded by the coding sequence ATGACAAGGAGTTTGCAAGTTCATCTCGCCATAGCGACAGCGGTGGTTGGAATGTCTACCCCTGCGGCTTTAAGCCAGGAGGGCAGCCCTTCTGCTCCGGTAGAAGATGGCGGATTGATCACGATCGAATCAGATATCCAAAACGCAGACAGCGTCACAGGAGTTTTCACCGCCATCGGCAACGTTCGCATCGTTTATCCAGCCCGAGGCATCGTTGCTACCTCTAGACAGGCTCAGTACTTCAGCAAAGAAGATCGTGTGGTCCTTACCGGAGATGTTGATGTGATTCGGGACGGGAAAAATTCCATGCAGGCTGAGCGAGTTGTTTATCTACTCGAAGAGGAGCAAGCGGTAGCAGACCCAAGCACTGGTGCTCAAGTGTTCACTTCTGTGCAACTTAATTCCAACAAACAGGCAGAGGCACCTTTGGCCCAATGA
- a CDS encoding LptF/LptG family permease produces the protein MSKWRLGKLKDVDSWPWKWWRWASSKWRLIPLLDRWLLGELIPVLLFAIAAFTVVSVSVGVMFDLVRKIVEFGLPLHFALQVFSLKLPFFLVISFPMATLLATLLAYSRLSSNSEFTALRSLGVSTRRIVAPALALALLMTGLTFIFNDVIVPRTNSSAEVTIKRALGKAIATEKGKHVVYSRFGTITGAEAEDWNQGLSQLFYAREFLKGEMEDVTVLDLSRLGFTQMLKAERAIWNEQEAMWEFFNGNILTLTPRGSTTSVEFDRYLYPLTSGPIRVAKLPKDANNMTVAQAMEAASIYTDAGNRKEARRLKVRIQEKFTFPMSCLVFGLIGSSLGAKPNSRTSRTQGFGISLLLILAYYTLSFSFSSLGVTGTLTPMLAAWIPVFISLAGGGLLLRQASR, from the coding sequence TTGAGCAAATGGCGCCTTGGAAAGTTGAAAGACGTTGATTCTTGGCCTTGGAAGTGGTGGCGCTGGGCTTCATCCAAGTGGAGGCTTATCCCGCTGCTGGATCGATGGCTTTTAGGTGAGTTGATACCCGTATTGCTGTTTGCCATAGCGGCCTTCACGGTGGTTTCCGTCTCAGTGGGGGTGATGTTTGATTTGGTGCGCAAGATTGTTGAGTTTGGATTGCCTCTACATTTTGCATTGCAGGTTTTTAGCTTGAAATTACCTTTCTTTCTGGTGATTTCTTTTCCGATGGCCACATTGTTGGCCACCTTGTTGGCTTATAGCCGTCTTTCTTCTAACAGCGAATTCACGGCTTTGCGCAGCCTCGGTGTAAGCACCAGACGAATCGTTGCTCCAGCATTGGCATTGGCATTATTGATGACAGGGCTAACTTTTATCTTCAATGATGTCATTGTTCCAAGAACAAATAGTAGTGCTGAGGTGACAATAAAGCGTGCTCTTGGCAAAGCTATTGCTACAGAGAAAGGTAAACATGTTGTTTATTCCCGATTTGGAACGATTACTGGTGCAGAAGCTGAAGATTGGAATCAAGGGCTTTCTCAGTTGTTTTATGCAAGGGAATTCCTTAAGGGAGAAATGGAGGATGTCACAGTGCTTGATTTGTCTCGTCTTGGTTTTACTCAGATGTTGAAGGCCGAGCGGGCTATTTGGAATGAGCAGGAGGCGATGTGGGAATTTTTTAACGGAAATATTCTTACTCTCACACCAAGGGGTAGTACCACTTCGGTTGAATTTGATCGCTATCTCTACCCCCTAACATCAGGCCCAATTCGTGTGGCCAAACTCCCTAAAGATGCCAACAACATGACTGTTGCACAGGCCATGGAGGCTGCAAGTATTTATACCGATGCTGGTAACCGTAAAGAGGCAAGGCGTTTGAAGGTGCGTATCCAAGAAAAATTCACTTTCCCGATGTCCTGCCTGGTGTTTGGCCTGATTGGCAGCAGCCTTGGTGCAAAACCTAATTCTCGGACCAGCCGGACCCAGGGATTTGGCATCAGTCTCTTATTAATTCTTGCTTATTACACGCTTAGCTTCAGCTTCAGTTCTCTTGGAGTTACGGGCACTTTGACACCGATGTTGGCCGCGTGGATCCCTGTTTTTATCTCTTTGGCAGGTGGCGGTCTGTTGCTGCGTCAGGCCAGTCGTTGA
- the lptB gene encoding LPS export ABC transporter ATP-binding protein — protein sequence MSLCLEQVALTVAGRHLVKDVSLRLDPGEVVGLLGPNGAGKTTTFNLVIGLLRPDYGQVQLDGQPVADLPMPNRVRLGIGYLPQEPSVFRQLSVRQNLELALSQSHLTTHQRRERLEQLVEDFHLNLFLDRRGYQLSGGERRRCEVARALAVGLEGPTYLLLDEPFAGVDPMAVADLQLLIHTLRERGMGILITDHNVRETLAITDRSYILTEGSILASGRSEEVANNLLVRRHYLGEGFQL from the coding sequence ATGAGTCTTTGTTTAGAGCAGGTGGCGCTCACCGTGGCAGGGCGTCACCTGGTAAAAGATGTCTCCTTGCGCCTTGATCCAGGCGAGGTTGTTGGCTTACTCGGTCCCAATGGTGCCGGCAAGACAACAACGTTCAATCTTGTAATCGGTTTGTTGCGTCCTGATTATGGGCAGGTGCAACTTGATGGGCAGCCAGTGGCGGATTTACCGATGCCCAATCGAGTTCGTCTAGGTATCGGTTATCTCCCTCAGGAACCAAGTGTGTTCCGACAGCTCAGCGTGCGACAAAACCTTGAGCTTGCGCTCTCTCAAAGTCATTTAACAACTCATCAGCGTCGGGAGCGTCTCGAGCAATTGGTTGAAGACTTTCATCTCAACTTGTTCTTGGACCGTCGTGGCTATCAGCTTTCCGGTGGCGAACGACGTCGCTGCGAGGTAGCACGTGCCTTGGCGGTAGGTCTAGAAGGTCCTACCTACCTCTTGCTTGATGAACCCTTCGCAGGTGTTGACCCCATGGCAGTGGCGGACCTCCAGCTTTTGATTCATACCCTCCGTGAGCGTGGCATGGGCATCCTGATCACTGATCACAATGTCCGTGAAACCCTTGCCATCACTGACCGCTCCTACATTCTTACGGAAGGCAGCATTCTTGCTTCAGGCCGTTCTGAAGAAGTGGCAAACAACCTCTTGGTGCGGCGTCACTATCTCGGGGAGGGTTTTCAGCTTTGA